A segment of the Nyctibius grandis isolate bNycGra1 unplaced genomic scaffold, bNycGra1.pri scaffold_163_arrow_ctg1, whole genome shotgun sequence genome:
TTCCGCGTCGCCCGCTTCATCATGGAGGCCGGtaagggggggggcggggcgcggccgtGACGTCACGGCCCCCGCGGTGACGTCACGCCTCCCCCGTTGGTGACGTCACGGCACCGCAGGCGTGAAGCTGGGGCTGGGCTCGGCCGCCCTGGCCACGGCCTGCGCCGCCTTCCACCGCTTCGCCCGCGCCGCggggccccgcgccccccacGACCCCCACCTggtggccgccgccgccctcctGCTGGCCGGGAAGGCCCAGGGCACCCCCGTGCGCCCCCGCGACCTGCTCAACGTCGCCATCAGGTACCCGAAACCCCCCCCggggcaccctgacccccccccggggcaccctgacccccccgccgtgcccccccccaggTGCCTGCAGCCCGggcagccgccgccggggcTGGACGGGGGGTTCCGGGCGCTGCGGCAGAGCCTGGTGCAGTgcgagctgctgctgctgcgccTGCTCCGCTTCCGCCTGCCCCTCGCCCACCCCCACCAGGTGAgaccccccccggcaccccagAGCCCTTGGGGACACCCGTGGGTCCCCCCTCACCCAGACCCCAAAGGCACCGGGAGCACCCATGGGCCCCCACtgaccccagggaccccctaggaccccccccaaaaaaaacagggaccccccccgagccccctcATGCCTCAGGGACCCCCCAGGACCCTCCCCatgccccagggacccccatgggacccccccacacaccaGGGACCCACCTGGGACACCCCCTGTGCCCTTAGGGACCCGCCAGGACCCCCCCCATGCCCCAGGGACCCCTGGGacccacacacaccccagggaccccccccatgccccagggacccccagggacccacacacaccccagggacccccccaggaccccccatgccccagggaccccccgggacccacacacacaccccagggacccccccaggaccccccccgtGCCCTAGGGACCCACTGGGacccacacacaccccagggacccccccatgccccagggaccccctgggacccacacacaccccagggaccccccctaGGACTCCCCCCCatgccccagggacccccagggacccccccctgGACTCCCCCCCatgccccagggaccccctgggacccacacacaccccagggacccccccaagaccccttccccatgccccagggaccccccccaggaccccccccatgccccagggaccccccccaggacctccccctgccccagggctccccggccccccccctCAGCCCACGATGGGGTCCGTGAcgccccccctcgccccccccgcAGTACCTGGTGCAGTACCTGCTGGCGCTGGGGCgctgggggcggcggggggggccggggggcggctgGGGCCACCCGCGGGTGCCAGGGGTGTCGTGGGCGCTGGTGCGGGacggggcagcgggggggctggggctgcgctaccccccccagcacctcgccgccgccgccctccaCCTGGCGCTGGCGCTCTgcggccgcccgcccccccccggggcccccCCGCGCTGGTGGCAGGTAAGGGGGGgtggttggggggggggggcgctgaggggggggggtcctgggggcgCAGGGGGGTGACGGgtgctgtgccccccccccccataaaGGTGCTGACCCCCGGGCTGGGGCCG
Coding sequences within it:
- the CCNQ gene encoding cyclin-Q — its product is MALEPAGAEARARFRVARFIMEAGVKLGLGSAALATACAAFHRFARAAGPRAPHDPHLVAAAALLLAGKAQGTPVRPRDLLNVAIRCLQPGQPPPGLDGGFRALRQSLVQCELLLLRLLRFRLPLAHPHQYLVQYLLALGRWGRRGGPGGGWGHPRVPGVSWALVRDGAAGGLGLRYPPQHLAAAALHLALALCGRPPPPGAPPRWWQVLTPGLGPAELEGILRELLALYGLDTQVGGGRPPRGAAQPPARRQAPPAAAAAVRPLITAGGAPACARPRVCAPPQ